A single region of the Methanococcoides sp. AM1 genome encodes:
- a CDS encoding amino acid racemase: protein METLENAGAEVIAIPCNTMHYFYRELQNSTRIPIINMISETTSYIHKAFPEIKKIGLLATTGTLMTRLYHDSIDGIEIITPDEELQERVMNSIYGEEGIKAGYIEGSARENILEVIEVLIKEGAEAIILGCTELTLLSIKEEVPVPLIDPSQILAEVVVKKARLQI from the coding sequence ATCGAGACTCTGGAAAATGCTGGTGCAGAGGTGATCGCAATACCATGCAATACTATGCATTACTTTTATCGTGAACTACAAAATAGCACAAGGATTCCCATAATAAACATGATCTCAGAAACTACCTCTTACATCCATAAAGCATTTCCGGAGATCAAAAAAATAGGGTTATTGGCCACTACCGGCACACTAATGACCAGACTATATCATGATTCGATCGATGGAATCGAAATAATAACTCCAGATGAAGAATTACAAGAAAGAGTCATGAATTCAATTTATGGAGAAGAAGGAATAAAGGCAGGATACATAGAGGGAAGTGCACGTGAAAACATTTTAGAGGTAATTGAAGTGCTCATCAAAGAGGGTGCAGAAGCTATAATTCTTGGTTGTACAGAACTTACTTTACTTTCCATTAAAGAAGAAGTACCTGTTCCATTAATAGATCCTTCACAGATCTTAGCAGAAGTTGTGGTCAAAAAGGCAAGATTGCAGATATGA
- a CDS encoding PAS domain S-box protein: MFFHVYLYEHYEIGDILLTSLFLVFCLFVFSYHLYSEIKRESASLIEANNNFQEIFDNSNDSIVVYREDGSIVNANSTVIRTLGYSTDELLHMYVQDLYDSDSKPMNIKGEVFQPLENSSILEITAIQKDGSRIPAEVSSSLFTSTGYPYIISVGRDITERKKAQTAILEKNKAQEASQIKSEFLANMSHELRTPLNSIIGFSQFLNSNPYGNLNEKEVKYSYNIMNAGNHLLDLINDILDISKVESGKIELEYEKFGLHAFFSEVEGIVQHLADKKNINISNQYSSESIEMYADRLRMKQVLYNLLSNSVKFTPENGCV; this comes from the coding sequence ATGTTTTTCCATGTCTATCTGTATGAGCATTATGAAATAGGTGACATACTTCTAACGTCTCTTTTTTTGGTATTCTGTCTCTTTGTTTTTTCATACCATCTTTACAGTGAAATTAAAAGAGAATCCGCAAGCCTGATCGAGGCTAATAATAATTTTCAGGAGATCTTTGATAATTCAAATGATTCAATAGTCGTGTATCGGGAAGATGGTTCAATTGTAAACGCAAATAGTACAGTTATCAGGACATTAGGCTACAGTACGGATGAGCTATTGCACATGTATGTGCAGGATCTGTATGATTCTGATTCAAAACCAATGAACATTAAAGGTGAAGTTTTTCAACCTCTCGAAAATTCATCAATATTAGAGATAACTGCTATTCAAAAGGACGGTTCAAGGATTCCTGCAGAAGTAAGTAGCAGTCTATTTACGTCTACTGGATATCCTTATATAATTTCTGTTGGCAGGGACATTACTGAACGTAAGAAAGCCCAAACTGCAATACTTGAAAAGAATAAGGCCCAGGAAGCCAGTCAGATCAAATCTGAATTCCTCGCGAACATGAGCCATGAATTGCGTACTCCTCTTAATTCTATCATCGGCTTCTCACAGTTTCTAAATAGCAATCCTTATGGCAACCTGAACGAAAAGGAAGTAAAATATTCATACAATATAATGAATGCAGGAAATCACTTGCTGGACCTGATCAATGACATTCTTGATATTTCTAAAGTAGAAAGCGGTAAAATTGAACTCGAATATGAAAAGTTCGGTTTACATGCTTTCTTTTCTGAAGTAGAAGGTATAGTGCAGCATCTGGCAGACAAAAAGAACATTAACATCTCTAATCAGTATAGTTCAGAAAGTATCGAAATGTATGCTGACAGGTTAAGGATGAAGCAAGTTCTGTATAATCTATTAAGCAATTCCGTGAAGTTCACACCTGAAAATGGGTGTGTATAG
- a CDS encoding class I SAM-dependent methyltransferase produces MQENALSMKEIEDLGYYDFMSHLGVPYFHVGGLTSTERLAELCRINKDSKVLMVGCGTGFSACFVAQSFGCSVVGVDIAEVSIRKAKERAEALGLGERVEFRMGDAYDLPFEPDTFDVVITEFVSQFLDANRAFREFVRVLKPGGMVGINEMYRDRNIPQASEEEIMEAERIFGEITQLPFSLPSSEDWGQWLQNAELSDVQVHKNKVSVSVKDLKLMSKSMGGFGKFARLFMSLMVGMTRYTLASKKIRNRFRQLSKGKRILMRNRSTSKHVGYVLAVGRKV; encoded by the coding sequence ATGCAAGAAAACGCCCTTTCAATGAAAGAGATCGAGGATCTGGGTTACTATGATTTCATGAGCCACCTTGGTGTGCCGTATTTTCATGTGGGTGGCTTAACATCGACAGAACGATTGGCTGAACTGTGCCGGATCAACAAGGACAGCAAGGTACTGATGGTTGGATGTGGTACAGGATTTAGTGCGTGTTTTGTAGCTCAAAGCTTTGGTTGTTCTGTTGTTGGTGTCGATATTGCGGAGGTTTCCATCAGGAAGGCAAAGGAGCGGGCAGAGGCATTAGGTCTTGGTGAGAGGGTGGAATTCCGCATGGGTGATGCCTACGACCTGCCCTTTGAGCCTGATACTTTTGATGTGGTGATCACCGAGTTCGTGTCACAGTTCCTTGATGCGAACAGGGCATTCAGGGAATTCGTACGCGTGTTAAAACCCGGAGGAATGGTTGGGATCAATGAGATGTATAGGGATAGGAATATCCCTCAAGCCTCAGAGGAAGAGATCATGGAAGCTGAACGCATCTTTGGTGAGATCACACAATTGCCTTTTTCACTCCCCTCGTCTGAAGATTGGGGGCAGTGGCTTCAAAATGCGGAATTAAGCGATGTCCAGGTGCACAAAAATAAAGTCTCTGTGAGTGTAAAGGATCTAAAACTGATGAGCAAATCAATGGGCGGTTTCGGAAAATTTGCCCGGCTGTTCATGAGCTTGATGGTAGGAATGACCAGATATACATTAGCAAGCAAGAAGATCAGGAACAGGTTCCGGCAACTTAGTAAAGGTAAAAGGATCCTGATGAGAAATAGATCTACTTCGAAGCATGTGGGTTACGTTCTTGCTGTTGGCAGGAAGGTCTAA
- a CDS encoding TrkH family potassium uptake protein, producing the protein MRYNVVLGVLGSILWLLAVFMFIPLFVALYYDEPLLTFGLPLIITMLIAFVFSLFFTKVEEEWNMKEGFFIVASGWLIAAVIYSLPYMLEGVPPVNALFESMSGVTATGATALSDIESHSRSLLFWRGMTQWLGGMGIIMLFIAILPKLGIAGRQMFRAEVPGLHEEQLRPRIRETAKILWIVYIALSVTEVIVLDLAGLSLYDSITHTFTSISCSGFSPYSDSIAAFNDPLVEGIFIVFMFLGGANFALHYKTIFSDKKSLIRDQEFKFYFAIIAIATVVLAYMLFSTRVYSFSDAFRYSSFQVISILTTTGYATADFNLWPDSSRFILFLLMFIGGCAGSTSGGVKVVRVLLLLKYAQNVLFKVLHPKAIRHVRFNGKTVPEDVIHSIVSFMVIYFMIFVASSTMLSLMGMDFVTSLSASIATLGNVGPGLGLVGPMASFDSIPDLGKLLLTANMWIGRLEVFTVMVILTPAFWKK; encoded by the coding sequence TTGAGATATAATGTAGTTCTGGGTGTACTGGGTTCTATCCTCTGGCTGCTTGCTGTATTTATGTTCATTCCATTGTTTGTGGCTCTTTATTATGATGAACCACTTTTAACTTTTGGCTTACCTTTGATAATAACGATGCTTATTGCTTTTGTTTTTTCATTGTTCTTCACAAAAGTAGAAGAGGAATGGAATATGAAGGAAGGCTTTTTCATTGTAGCATCAGGCTGGCTTATTGCAGCAGTGATCTATTCTCTTCCTTACATGCTCGAGGGTGTACCTCCGGTCAATGCCTTATTTGAATCTATGTCCGGGGTAACGGCTACCGGGGCCACAGCACTTAGCGATATTGAAAGTCATAGCAGAAGCCTGCTCTTCTGGAGAGGTATGACACAATGGCTTGGTGGTATGGGGATCATCATGTTGTTCATTGCTATCCTGCCAAAACTCGGCATTGCAGGGCGCCAGATGTTCCGTGCAGAGGTTCCGGGTCTTCACGAAGAACAACTGCGACCGAGGATCAGGGAGACTGCCAAGATCTTGTGGATTGTTTACATTGCACTCTCAGTTACAGAAGTGATCGTTCTGGACCTTGCAGGATTGTCTCTTTATGATTCAATAACCCATACATTCACATCGATCTCTTGTTCAGGTTTTTCCCCTTATTCAGACAGCATCGCAGCTTTTAATGATCCTCTGGTAGAGGGTATTTTTATAGTTTTCATGTTCCTTGGGGGGGCAAACTTTGCCCTTCATTACAAAACAATATTTTCTGATAAAAAAAGCCTGATAAGGGACCAGGAGTTTAAGTTCTACTTCGCGATAATTGCCATCGCCACCGTTGTTCTTGCCTATATGCTTTTTAGTACCCGAGTCTATTCGTTCTCAGATGCCTTCAGGTACAGCAGTTTTCAGGTCATTTCTATCCTCACAACAACCGGTTATGCAACAGCGGATTTTAATCTCTGGCCTGATTCCTCAAGATTCATCCTCTTCCTGTTGATGTTCATCGGAGGTTGTGCAGGTTCCACTTCAGGTGGTGTGAAAGTAGTGCGTGTACTTCTCCTGCTAAAATACGCACAGAATGTACTCTTCAAGGTGCTTCACCCAAAAGCCATCAGGCATGTCCGCTTTAACGGCAAGACAGTTCCTGAGGATGTTATACATTCCATCGTGTCCTTCATGGTAATTTACTTCATGATCTTCGTTGCCAGCTCGACCATGCTCTCACTAATGGGAATGGACTTCGTTACTTCCCTGAGTGCTTCCATTGCAACCCTTGGCAATGTCGGTCCCGGTCTCGGTCTTGTAGGTCCAATGGCCAGTTTTGATTCTATTCCTGATCTTGGGAAGCTGCTTCTCACCGCAAATATGTGGATCGGAAGACTTGAAGTGTTTACAGTCATGGTAATACTGACGCCGGCTTTCTGGAAGAAGTGA
- a CDS encoding DUF1622 domain-containing protein: MDTYIIVEFILRIIASLFTIVGSILITYGGLRSIYKVIMLEIFKEPYEYNGIRRDLTNKIIFGLEFYIAADILETVLAPTTEELILLGAVVGIRTVLGYFLGKEAQEYQLD; encoded by the coding sequence GTGGATACATATATAATCGTAGAGTTTATCTTAAGGATAATCGCAAGCTTATTCACGATCGTAGGAAGTATTTTAATAACGTATGGTGGCTTGAGATCAATTTATAAAGTAATCATGCTTGAGATCTTTAAGGAACCATATGAATATAATGGGATCCGAAGAGACCTAACTAATAAAATAATATTCGGACTCGAATTTTACATAGCAGCCGATATTCTTGAGACGGTGTTAGCTCCAACAACTGAAGAGCTTATACTTTTGGGTGCAGTCGTAGGTATCAGGACTGTTCTGGGATATTTCCTGGGTAAAGAAGCACAAGAGTATCAGTTAGATTGA
- a CDS encoding DUF3303 domain-containing protein — translation MLFIDIVTWDPKDSKEVEERYSTWEFPEGIKVIGEWIDLSSCRTVLIYDAENAEAYAAATFPWRDIFYFDSFPVMEASEVMKFMTEHMD, via the coding sequence ATGTTGTTCATAGATATAGTCACATGGGATCCAAAGGATAGTAAAGAAGTAGAAGAGCGTTATTCAACCTGGGAATTTCCGGAAGGAATTAAGGTAATAGGAGAATGGATCGACCTGTCAAGCTGCAGGACCGTTCTGATATATGATGCAGAGAATGCAGAAGCTTATGCAGCTGCCACTTTCCCCTGGAGGGATATATTCTATTTCGATAGCTTCCCAGTAATGGAAGCAAGTGAAGTTATGAAATTCATGACCGAGCATATGGATTGA
- a CDS encoding aspartate/glutamate racemase family protein, with product MKVRAHDKTVGILGGVGSESTARFFLKVIKNTPAKTDQDHLRIIIDNNPNIPDRTLAILGLGISPVEEAK from the coding sequence ATGAAAGTCAGAGCACATGACAAAACGGTTGGAATTTTAGGGGGGGTGGGGTCTGAATCAACTGCGCGTTTTTTCTTAAAAGTTATCAAAAATACTCCCGCCAAAACTGATCAGGATCATTTGAGGATCATCATTGATAATAATCCAAATATACCAGACCGTACACTGGCAATACTTGGATTGGGTATCAGCCCTGTAGAGGAAGCAAAATAG
- a CDS encoding YihY/virulence factor BrkB family protein: MVVQTIKKWNADDGISFSAALSFYLIVSLPSLLLFSLSIGGMFLKVERLQATIIEYISPFADEEIINSLNLLFQQLPETSSLTFGLMISFLLFLWSAGNIFLHFQKTINKMWGVLEYEKGFVRRIFNKRISSFVAVFIFSLLFIMSILAEIFLVVISKILTTIIPFSLDIIQYTSSIANVFVLTVLFIYLYKTLPEKKIDIKYIATGSFLTVFFITIGKYLFSLYLSYSNLTTVYTQIGAFLAIFLWLYYSSIIVTLMAEFITIYSDIEHQIVGNK; encoded by the coding sequence ATGGTTGTACAAACTATTAAAAAGTGGAACGCTGACGACGGTATATCTTTCAGTGCAGCTCTCTCATTTTATTTAATAGTCAGTCTTCCTTCCTTACTTTTGTTTTCATTATCAATTGGTGGAATGTTCCTGAAAGTGGAACGACTTCAGGCAACAATTATCGAGTACATTTCACCTTTTGCAGATGAAGAGATCATAAACTCATTGAACCTGCTTTTCCAGCAATTACCGGAAACAAGTTCCCTTACCTTTGGATTGATGATCAGTTTCTTACTTTTTCTTTGGAGTGCTGGCAATATCTTTTTGCATTTCCAGAAAACGATCAATAAGATGTGGGGAGTTTTAGAGTATGAAAAAGGATTTGTTCGAAGAATTTTTAATAAACGTATTTCTTCATTTGTTGCGGTTTTTATATTTAGCTTGTTATTTATAATGAGCATTCTTGCCGAGATATTTTTAGTAGTGATCTCAAAAATACTGACGACCATTATTCCATTTTCTCTGGACATTATCCAATATACTTCTTCTATCGCAAACGTGTTCGTACTCACAGTTCTTTTTATCTATCTTTACAAGACACTTCCTGAAAAGAAGATCGACATCAAGTATATTGCAACAGGTTCATTTCTTACTGTTTTTTTCATTACCATTGGCAAATATCTTTTTAGCTTATATCTTTCATACAGCAATTTAACAACGGTCTATACACAAATTGGGGCTTTTCTTGCGATCTTTTTATGGTTGTATTATTCTTCTATTATCGTAACCCTGATGGCCGAATTTATCACAATCTATTCAGACATTGAACACCAGATTGTTGGGAATAAATGA
- a CDS encoding YggS family pyridoxal phosphate-dependent enzyme has translation MTVDENVKMILKELGSIKLVSVTKTIDPDRINESIKAGATIIGENRVQEFEDKCDEILPCEKHLIGHLQTNKVKKAVHHFDVIQSVDSLKLIQDIDKKAKDIDKVQKVFLQINIGNEPQKFGFGSDEIGQVLTEIHSLKNVDVKGLMCIPPYVSPEQTRSYFKKMKALFDEMKQVDQDNIDIQELSMGMSNDYRIAIEEGATMVRVGSAIFGNRIY, from the coding sequence ATGACAGTCGATGAAAATGTAAAGATGATCCTTAAGGAACTTGGAAGCATAAAACTTGTCTCCGTCACAAAGACGATAGACCCTGACAGGATAAATGAATCCATCAAAGCCGGAGCCACCATCATAGGGGAGAACAGAGTTCAGGAATTCGAGGACAAATGTGATGAGATCCTGCCCTGTGAAAAGCACCTAATAGGACATTTACAGACAAACAAGGTTAAAAAAGCCGTTCACCACTTTGATGTGATCCAATCGGTTGACTCACTGAAGTTGATACAGGACATTGATAAGAAAGCCAAAGACATTGACAAGGTACAGAAGGTCTTCCTTCAGATAAATATTGGCAACGAGCCACAAAAATTCGGTTTTGGGTCCGATGAGATCGGACAGGTGCTAACAGAGATCCATTCACTCAAAAATGTTGATGTGAAAGGACTAATGTGCATACCCCCTTACGTATCACCTGAGCAAACACGTTCATATTTCAAGAAGATGAAAGCACTTTTTGATGAAATGAAGCAGGTAGATCAGGACAATATAGACATCCAGGAACTATCAATGGGAATGTCCAATGACTACAGGATAGCCATCGAGGAAGGAGCTACGATGGTGCGTGTTGGTTCTGCAATATTCGGGAACAGAATATACTAA
- a CDS encoding multidrug efflux SMR transporter produces the protein MEWIYLLIAGIFETGWAVGLKYSDGLTKFYPVVFTVVTLILSMYLLEKALRTLPVGTAYAVWTGIGIIGTTVLGIFLFNESMNMTRLFFIGLIAVGIGGLKLVSA, from the coding sequence ATGGAATGGATATACTTACTAATTGCAGGAATATTTGAAACTGGATGGGCAGTTGGATTAAAATATAGTGATGGTTTAACAAAGTTTTATCCAGTGGTATTTACAGTAGTTACTTTAATTTTAAGCATGTATCTATTGGAAAAAGCTTTGAGAACATTGCCTGTTGGAACAGCCTATGCGGTCTGGACAGGCATTGGGATCATTGGGACGACAGTATTGGGAATTTTCCTTTTTAATGAATCAATGAATATGACCAGGCTCTTCTTTATCGGATTAATTGCTGTTGGAATTGGTGGATTAAAACTGGTATCCGCTTGA
- a CDS encoding GbsR/MarR family transcriptional regulator — translation MTDIEEKIIDIGHEIFRGYGVDDSTAQILSILNFEPNEISMEELVQRTGYSLASISLKIKNIEHFWGIKRIHKPGSRKTYLHMEKNLLDAFAIQIRNGFETELDIAKEKITPLIEEYGDHANTEEQKIKLQTYENYLLEINKFEELIHHIYDRIDHLKKKQI, via the coding sequence ATGACTGACATTGAAGAAAAGATAATTGACATTGGTCATGAGATCTTTAGAGGCTATGGAGTTGATGATTCCACTGCACAGATCTTATCGATACTTAACTTTGAACCCAATGAAATAAGTATGGAGGAACTGGTACAGAGGACCGGATATAGCCTTGCTTCTATCAGCCTTAAGATAAAGAATATTGAACATTTCTGGGGTATAAAGCGGATACACAAACCCGGATCTCGCAAGACATATCTGCATATGGAAAAGAATCTGTTGGATGCCTTTGCTATACAGATCAGGAATGGTTTTGAAACTGAATTAGACATTGCAAAAGAAAAGATAACTCCTCTTATAGAAGAGTATGGAGACCATGCCAATACTGAAGAGCAAAAAATAAAACTCCAAACGTATGAGAACTATCTCTTAGAGATCAATAAGTTTGAAGAATTGATCCATCATATATATGATCGAATAGATCACTTAAAAAAGAAGCAGATTTAA
- a CDS encoding NTPase, with translation MLRIAVTGKPGVGKSTVLARVVEKLDLKACGIRAAEMRVDGKRQGFSIEDIDTGRKGILSHVKCNGPKLGKYHVNLEDLDGIGAEAIRDALGCDLVIIDEVGPMELKSENFIRAVEEALDSDRSILTVLHRSSKHPLAQRIREDFEVLTVDEVNREDLPDRIATRFRQDR, from the coding sequence ATGCTTCGAATAGCGGTAACAGGAAAACCCGGTGTGGGAAAATCAACGGTATTGGCAAGGGTTGTGGAGAAACTTGATCTAAAAGCCTGTGGTATCCGGGCCGCAGAGATGCGTGTGGACGGCAAACGCCAGGGATTTTCGATAGAGGATATAGATACAGGCAGGAAAGGTATCCTAAGCCATGTCAAATGCAACGGTCCGAAGCTGGGAAAATATCATGTGAACCTTGAAGACCTTGACGGCATAGGTGCAGAGGCGATCAGGGATGCCCTTGGTTGTGATCTTGTGATCATAGATGAGGTCGGGCCCATGGAGCTCAAGTCAGAGAACTTCATCCGGGCCGTTGAGGAGGCGCTTGATTCGGACAGGTCAATACTTACTGTGCTTCATAGATCGAGCAAGCATCCACTGGCACAGAGGATAAGGGAGGACTTCGAGGTCCTGACAGTTGATGAAGTTAATCGGGAAGATCTGCCTGATAGGATTGCCACGAGATTCCGGCAAGACAGATAA